Below is a window of Deltaproteobacteria bacterium DNA.
ACCTCTGTGGTCGAGGAAGTGGCGAAGTTGTGCGCCGCGGGAAAGTTAAAGACGCGGTATATCAGAATCGAGTCTGAGCACTCGTCCATGGCTTGTACGGCCGCGGCCTCGATGACCGGCGTCAGAGCTTTTACAGCCACCTCATCCCAAGGGCTGGCCTACATGCATGAGATGCTTCACTGGGCTTCAGGTTCACGCCTGCCTATCGTGATGGTCAATGTGAACCGCGCCCTGGGAGCGCCTTGGAATCTCTGGTCCGATCATTCCGACAGTCTTTCTCAAAGAGACACCGGCTGGCTGCAGCTTTACTGCCACACGAACCAGGAATGTCTGGACACCTTAATCCAGGCCTTTCGTCTGGCCGAGACCGTTTTGCTGCCAGTGATGATCGTTATGGACGGGTTTATTCTTTCTCACACCATGGAACCGGTGGATGTGCCTCGACCGGAGGACGTGGATGCCTTCCTGCCTCCTTATGAAGCCAGGTATCGGCTCGATCCCAGGGAGCCTCACGTTTTCAATATTCTGGCGGACTCGCGCGATTTTATGAGGATGCGGCGACAGGCCCACGAGGATATGAACAGGGCCGTGGAGCTTCTTGAGGATATTGAGCTTGAGTTTCAAAATACATTCAGCCGGAGCTACGGAGTTTTAGAGGCGTATTTGACCGAAGACGCCGAAGTGGTTCTGGTGGGCCTGGGTGCTACCTGCGGGACGGTCAAGGACGTCGTGGATGAACTCCGGAGGCAGGGCTTCAAGGCCGGTCTGGTCAGAATCCGGATGTTTCGTCCCTTCCCGGCGCGGAAGTTAAGGGAGATTCTGCTGAATCAGAAAAAAGTGGCGGTCCTTGACCAGGCTGTCTCCATGGGCGCCGGCGGGACCCTTTCGCAGGAAGTGAAACAGGCCCTTTTTGACGACCCTCATTTCCGGACACGGGAAGCGCCTCTGGTTTTTTCTTTCATCACCGGCCTGGGTGGGTTGGATATCACTCCCGAAATGCTGGAACGCATCTTTAAAGAAACGATACATGCTTCAGGCCCACAGGAAGAACCATGCTGGATGGAAGATTAAGATGAATAAAGACTGGTGGGAATCCCCGGAATTCCTGCATCCGGGACATGCCTTTTGTGCCGGGTGTGGATTTATTATCGCCTTTCGCCATATCTTGAAGGTCTTGGGTGCGGACACCATCGTCGCCATAACCGCGGGGTGTCTGGGAACGAATTCCGGGTTTTTGCCGAGTTCGCCCATCAAGGTGGCCGGGTACAACACCCCCTTCGCCTCGGTGGCGGCCGCGGCCACGGGAATACGCGCCGCGCTCGACGCCAGAGGGAACTCTTTGACCCAGGTCATAGCCGTGGCTGGCGACGGCGGTACTTATGACATCGGCCTCCAGGCCCTATCCGCCGCAGCAGAAAGAAACGAAAATTTTATCTACCTCTGTTATGACAACGAG
It encodes the following:
- the porA gene encoding pyruvate ferredoxin oxidoreductase, whose amino-acid sequence is MKELLTGNEAVARGIGLARVEVVSAYPITPQTSVVEEVAKLCAAGKLKTRYIRIESEHSSMACTAAASMTGVRAFTATSSQGLAYMHEMLHWASGSRLPIVMVNVNRALGAPWNLWSDHSDSLSQRDTGWLQLYCHTNQECLDTLIQAFRLAETVLLPVMIVMDGFILSHTMEPVDVPRPEDVDAFLPPYEARYRLDPREPHVFNILADSRDFMRMRRQAHEDMNRAVELLEDIELEFQNTFSRSYGVLEAYLTEDAEVVLVGLGATCGTVKDVVDELRRQGFKAGLVRIRMFRPFPARKLREILLNQKKVAVLDQAVSMGAGGTLSQEVKQALFDDPHFRTREAPLVFSFITGLGGLDITPEMLERIFKETIHASGPQEEPCWMED